GAACGCGGCCGGCTGCGCTTCATCGGGCACGTCGGCAGCGGCTTCACCGAGGCCGCGCTCACTGGCCTCCTCGACCGGCTGACGCCGCTGGCCCGGCGCGGCAGCCCCTTCGACGAACCCGTCCCGCGCGAACACGCCCGTACGGCCCGCTGGGTGGAGCCGCGCCTGGTCGGCGAGATCGCGTTCCGCGCCTGGACCCGGGACCGCCGCCTGCGGCAGCCGTCGTGGCGCGGCCTGCGCCCGGACAAGGACCCAGCGGACATCCTGCTGCCTACCGGGTCATAGGGTGCGGCCATGGACTTCGCCGTGGCACTCGACGCCGACCTCACCGTGCTGGCCGCCGACGCGGGGGAGTTGACGCGCGAGGACCGGCCGGCCGTGCTCGGCATCACCGGGCCGCCGGGGGCCGGGAAGTCCACGCTGGCCCGCGCGATGACCGCGGCGCTGGGCGGCGCGGCGGCGTACGTTCCGCTGGACGGCTTCCACCTCTCCAACGCCCAGCTCGACCGGCTGGGCCTGCGCGAGCGGAAGGGCTCGGAGCCCGGCTTCGACGTGTGGGGGTACGCGGCGCTGCTACGGCGGCTCGTGGCGGACACGACCCGCGAGGTGTACGTGCCGGACTTCGACCGCGCGCTGGACGAGCCCGTCGCCGCCCGCCACCGAGTGCCACCGGAGACCCGGCTGATCGTCACCGAGGGGAACTACCTGGCCGTGGACCTGCCGGGCTGGCGGGAGGCCAGGGCGCTGATGGACGCCGTCTGGTATGTCGACGCCCCGGCGGCGGTGCGCGACGCGCGGCTGATGAGCCGCCACACGGGCTTCGGCCGGACGCGTGCGGCGGCCCGGTCGTGGATCGACGCGAACGACGGGCCCAACGCCGCCCTGGTGGCGGCGTCCAGGGACCGCTGCGACCGGGTGATCACCCCCGTGGTCGCGACGCACGGCGTGCCGGTGCTGCCCTGCGCGCCGGACGGCCCGCCGCTGGACGGCTACGCGAGCGCGCTGGGCCTGATCGGGGACGCCCTCGGCCGCGGCGCCCGCCTGGTCGCGGTCCCCGCCGAGCGGGTGGCGGACACGTTCTTCTCGCTGCGTACCGGCGTCGCCGGGGAGATCGCCCAGAAGTTCACGGACTACCACCTGCGGCTGGCGATCGTCGGCGACATCTCCCGCCACACGGCGAAGAGTTCGGCCCTGCGCGACTACGTCCGCGAGGCGGACCGGGGCACCCACGTCTGGTTCTCCCCGACCTGGGACGACCTGACAGCACGCCTGCGCGAAAGCCCACCCCCGCCGAACTAATCCCGCGACACCGCCCCGACGCCTCGCTCCGCGCGGACGAACGCGGGGAACTCGTCGGGGGCGCACTGGACTTCGCGCCAGCCGGGGCCGCTGAGTGGGGGGCAGCCGACCAACGGGGTCCACTCCCCCGCCGGGACGTAGAGCAACCGGCGGCCGTCCGGCTCGATGACCGGGGCGACGAGCACGTCGTCGCCGAACATGTACTGGAGGTCGGCGTCCCGCGCCGCCCGGTCGTCGGGGAAGGCCAGTGGCATCGGCCGCATCAGCGGCATGCCCCCGGCGGCGGCCTCCGCGATGTATCCCCGCATCCGGGCGCGCAGCCGGCAGGCCGCGATCGCGGCGCCACGCGCGGGCTCGGGGTAGGCGGTGGGTTCGCGGCGGCCGACGCCGTGGAACCGCATGATCGGGGTGAACGCCGCCCACTGCGCCCACCGGGCGTACAACTCCGGCTCCACGTCCGCGAACACGGCGTCCGGCGTCATGGCCGAGCGGAGTTTGGTGGCCAGCTCGTAGGACTCCGGCGTCCAGTAGCCCCCGGCGTCGTGCGTGACGATGGAGACGCCACTGAGCGACATGGACAGCACGCCGCGCAGGGTGGAGACCATGCCGCTCCAGGTGGAGGGCAGATCGCCGGCCCAGTGGGCCGGGTCGCGCTGGGAGCCGGCCGTGCCGGAGCGCGAGATGGAGACGAAGTCGCCCTCGCGGGCGCGCAGGCCGGCCTCGCGCACCGCGTCCTGGTAGATGAGCCCGTAGCTGTTGCGGCGTTCGATGCCCCGGCTGCCGTCCGCGAAGACGGCGTGGTCCGGGATCTCCTCGCCGAAGTCGGCCAGCACCGCCGCGTTCCCCTCCTCGCGCAGGGTGCGGGTCAGCCGGTGGTTCCACCACGCCCTGGCCTGGGGGTTGGTGAAGTCCAGGACGTACGTGTCGGGGCTGTCGGCGGTGGCGATGGGTCCGCCGTCGGGGTCGCGCACCAGGTAGCCCCGGGCCGCCAGTTCGTCGGCGAGCGGGGTGCCGGCCGTGATGTACGGGTTGATCCACAGGCTGGCCCGCACCCCGCGCTCGGTGAGCGCGCGGGTCCATCCCTCGGGGAACCGGGCCCGGTCCGGGCCGGCCGTCCACGCCGCGTCGTCCAGGACGGATTCGTCCATCCACTCGTCCACATGGATGACGTCGACCGGGCAACCGGCCGCCTGGAGCTCGTCCACGGTCCGCACCACCTCGTCGGCGGTGAAGTAGGACGAGCGGCTCATCCACACGCCGTAGGCCCACTCGGGCAGGGTGCCCGGGCGGCCGGTGAGCGCCTGGTAGCGGTGCTGGATGGTCAGGGCGTCGCCCGCGATGAGGAACAGGTCCAGGCTCTCGCCGCCGATCTGGACGCACGCGGCCTCGGAATGGGTGGCGCCCAGGTCGGCCACGACCGTGCCGCCCGTGTGCGCGAAGATCCCCCAGCCGGCGTCCGACCACAGCAGCGGCACGTTGAGGTAGGCGGAGTCACGCCCGGCGGCCCGGCTCTCCTCGGTGTTGCGCAGCCTGCGGCGCCGCCCGCGCAGGTTGATGCCCTGATAGCTCTCGCCGCCGCCGTAGACGGCCGCGTCGGGGGCCAGGTGGATCGTCTCCACCCAGCAGCCGCCGGGGTGGTCGGGCGAGGGCGCCCGGAAGCCCGCGCGGAACGGGACGGTATCGGCCTCCGGCTCCGCGAAGCGGCGGTACGTGCCGAAGCGCAGCCCCTGACCGTTGCCCTTGGCGCCGTCCGAGTCCCACACCGCCCGCACGCCGGGCCCGCTGATCTCCGTCCCGCCGGGCACCCGGGCGAGCCGGGCGGGCCGGTGTTCCAGGTCGAGCAGCATGGGCGAGCCGTCGTCCGGCGTGCCCGCCGGGGATTCCTGGCGCAGTCGCAGCACGCCCTCCACCGGCACGGTGCACGACACCCGGATGGTCCGGCCGGAGGCGAGCGTCACCCGCAGGTGTTCGCTGTCGCCCTCGGGCTCCGCCGCCACGTACGGATCGATGTCCGACCCCATCGGATTCTCCCTGTCCACCACCTGTCGCCCCGTTCCGAACCCGGGCCGGGTACCCGTGAGTCCGGCGCGAAAACGGAGCCGGTGCCGGGCACGCCGGGCCGGGTGCCCACACCCGGGTGCCGAGCCCGCCCGGGCCGGGTGCCCGACACGCCCGGGCCGGGCGATCTCAAGGGGCGGGGGCCCGCCGCCGATGACTGGGGCGGACGTGATCGGACTCCCCCGCGTGGTGTGGCCGCCCGCGCGCTGAGCACTCGGGGCTGGCGGGACCGTCCTCGCACGACCGTACGCATGCCGATCGAACGCCGGGATAGGGGTGACATCGTGACCGAAGTGCTGCTTCTGCTGCTGGCGATCTTGCTGACGCTGGCCTGCGCCGTCTTCGTCGCGGCCGAGTTCTCGCTGACGACCGTGGAGCGCGGCGAGCTGGAACGGGCCGCCGCGGCCGGCGACAAGGGCGCCGCGGGAGCGCTGGAAGGCGTGCGCGCGCTGACGTTCCAGCTCTCCGGCGCGCAGCTGGGGATCACCGTGACCTCGCTGGTGATCGGCATGCTGGCCGAGCCGTCACTGGCGGAGCTGCTGCGCGGACCGCTGGGCGCGGCGGGGCTGTCGGCAGGGGTGGCCGGCACGCTGGCGGTGGCGCTGGGTGTCGCGGTGTCCACGGTGGTGCTGATGGTGGTGGGCGAGCTGGTCCCGAAGAACTGGGCGATCTCCCGGCCGCTGATCGTGGCGCGGACGGTCGCGGGGCCGCTGCGGACGTTCACCGCCGCCTTCGCGCCGTTCATCCGCCACCTCAACGAGACGGCCAACCGGCTGGTGCGCCTCCTCGACCTCGAACCGACCGAGGAGCTGGCGTCCGCCCGCACCCCGCAGGAGCTGATGGCCCTGGCGCAGCACTCGGCGGCCGAGGGCGTGCTGCCACCGGACTCGGCCGAGCTGTTCGTGCGGACGCTGCATCTGGGCGAGCTGACGGCGGAGAACGTGATGACGCCGCGCGTCGACGTGCACGCGCTGGCGGCGGACGCCACGGCCACCGACGCGGCCCATCTGACGCTGGCCACCGGCCTGTCCCGGTTCCCGGTGTATGACGGCGGCCTGGACGACGTGGTGGGCGTCGTCCACATCAAGGCCGTCCTCGCCATCGACGAGTCGGCGCGCCCCGACACCCGGGTGGCGGCGCTGGCGTCCGAGCCGCTGCTGGTGCCGGACAGCCTGCCGGTGGACCGGTTGCTGGAACGGCTGCGCGGCACCGGATCGCTGGCGGTGGTCGTGGACGAGTACGGCGGCACCGCCGGGGTGGTCACCCTGGAGGACATCGTCGAGGAGGTCGTCGGAGAGGTCCGCGACGAGCACGACCCCGCCGAGCAGCCGGGTCTGGCCAGGACCGGGCCGCGCACCTGGGAGGCGGACGGCAGCCTGCGCGTCGACCAGCTCGCCGCGATCGGCCTGCCGGTGCCGGAGGGCCCGTACGAGACGGTGGCCGGGCTGATGGCGACCGAGCTGGCGCGCATCCCGGCCGACGGGGACCGGATCACCGTGGCGGGCTGGCGGCTGACGGTGCTGCTGACCGCCCGGCACCGGGCGGAGCGGGTACGGATCACGGCACCCGCGCCCGCCGGGAACGGCCCGACCGGCCAGAACGGCCAGAACGCCGGGGACGGCCCGAACGGCCCCAACGGGGCGACCGGCGCGACCGGCGCGACCGGCGCGACCAGTCAGAACGGCTCGACCGGCTCGGTCGGGGGGAAGGGCCGGGAGGGCTCGGCCGGGGGGAAGGGCCGGGAGGGCGTGTCATGACCGTCGCGCAGCTCGCGCTGGGGGCGCTGACCCTGGTCACCAACGCGCTTTTCGTCGGGGGCGAGTTCGCCCTCATCTCGGTGCGCCGCGACCAGATCGAACCGCGCGCCGAGGCCGGTGAACGGCGGGCCCGCACCGTGCTGTGGGCCCTGCGCCACCTCTCGCCCATGATGGCCACCGCCCAACTCGGCATCACCGTCTCGTCCCTGGTGCTGGGCGCGGTCGCGGAGCCCGCCATCGCCCACCTGCTGGAGCCCGTGCTGCACCGCGCCGGGATGCCGGGGGCGCTGGTGCATCCGATCGCGTTCGCCGTCGCCCTCTCGCTGGCCACCTATCTGCACATGCTGGTCGGCGAGATGGTGCCGAAGAACGTCGCGCTGGCGGCCCCCGAGCGCTCGGCGCTGCTGCTGGGCCCGGCGCTGGTGGCGGTGACCCGCGCGCTGCGGCCCGTCGTCTTCGGCATCAACGCCCTGGCCAACGGTCTGCTGCGGCTGCTGCGCGTGGAGCCCAGGGACGAGGTGGCGTCGGTCTTCACCGACGACGAGTTGGTGCGGCTGGTGCAGGACTCCAGCGACGCGGGGCTGCTGGAGGCCGACGAGAGCGAACGGCTGCGGGACGCGCTGGAGCTGGGCACCCGGACGGTGGCGGAGATCGTGGTGCCGGTGAGCCGGATGGTGACCGTGGACCACCGGGTCACGCCCCGGCGGTTGGAGCGGGTCTCGGCGCTCTCCGGGTACTCCCGCTTCCCGGTCACCGCGCCCGGCTCGGCGGTGCTGGGCTTCCTGCACGTCAAGGACGCGCTGGGCGCGGCGGCCCGCGACCGGCCGTTTCCCCGGGAGGCCCTGCACCCGGTGGTGCGGGTGCGACCGGAGACCCTGCTGGATGACGCGCTGACCGCCATGCGCGGCGCCCAGACGCATCTGGCCGCCGTGACGAGCGGCAGGGGGACGCTGCTCGGGTTCGTGGCGATGGAGGACGTCCTGGCGGAGCTGGTCGGCCGCTCCGCGCCCGATTCATCCCATACATCCCGATTATCTCCGCCGGTCGTCGGGTACGCGGGACCGGAAGATACGAAGGATCGACGAACGACCGGAGGACGACCATGGGTAAGCCCAACCCCATCGACGTGCAGAAGGCCCTGAAGGACATCAACTACCCCACCGACAAGAAGTCGGTGGTGAAGCAGGCCAAGAAGAACGGCGCGGACAAGGAGCTGGTGGACAAGTTCTCCGACCTGAAGAAGGACCGCTTCGACGGGCCCGATGACGTCGAGAAGGCGATCTTCAGGTCCTAGCCATGACGACGACACCCAGCGCGCCCGTCGCCGTCGTGACGGGAGCGGATTCCGGAATCGGCCGGGCCACCGCCGTGCGGCTGGCCCGGCTGGGCATGGATGTCGGCATCACCTGGCACACGGACCGGGCGGGCGCCGAGGAGACCGCCGCCGAGGTGGCGAAGGAGGGCCGGCGCGCCGAGACCGAACACCTGGACCTGACCGGGCCGCCGGCGGCGGCCGATGTCGTGGACCGGCTCGCCGACCGCCTCGGCGGCATCGACGCGCTGGTCAACAACGCCGGCACGGGCACCGCGACGCCGTTCACCGAGATCGCCCCGGACACGCTCCGGCACGTGCTGGACGTCGACCTGATCGGCCCGTTCCTGTGCGGGCAGCGGGCGGCCCGGCGCATGATCGCCCAGGGCCGGGGCGGGCGGATCATCAACGTGACCAGCGTCCACGAGCACCAGCCGAAGGTGGGCGCCGCGCCGTACTGCGCGGCCAAGGGCGGCCTCGGACTGCTCACCCAGGTCATGGCCCTGGAGCTGGCGGAGCACGGCATCCTGGTGAACTCGGTGGCCCCCGGCGAGATCGCCACTCCGATGACGGGCCAGGAGGACACCGACGTGCGGACCGAACCCCGCCCCGGCGTCCCGCTGGGCCGGCCGGGCGACGCCCGGGAGGTCGCGGAGGTGATCGCCTTCCTGGCCGGCGACACCGGCTCGTACGTCACCGGCGCGTCCTGGACGGTGGACGGCGGCATGACCCGCATGGGCCCGATGGCCGGCTCCGGCCTGCGCGACGACTCCTGGCGCCGCGTCTAGGGCTCCGCCGCGAGCGCTGGGCCAACGCCCCGGCCGAAGCGACAAGAGCCGTGGGTCCACATGTCCCAGCACCCCCGGCACGAGCCCGCTGCCCCGCCGATCGGCGGGGCAGCGCAGGCGTCGGGCGAGTTGGTCAGGCCACCGCGGTGAGGTCGGCGGCGTGGGTGGGGGCCGGGACCGGTGTGACGCGGGCGGCTTCGGCCGGGCGGGCGTGGGCCAGCAGGCCGGCTCCGGCGGCCGTCGCGATGACCACACCGCCGATGACCAGCGCGGCACGGGCGCCGGCCAGCTCCATCAGCAGGCCGATCAGCGGCGGGCCGATCAGGCCCCAGCCGGTGCTCATGCTCCGCCACACACCCAGCACGCGACCGCGCATGGCGGCCGGCGGGTCCGTCTGGAGAACGGTGGTGCCCGCCGTGTCGGAGACCGACTCGACCACGGCCATCGGGATCACCAGCAGGATCAGCAGCCCCAGCGTCGGGGACAGCCCGGCGGCGATCTGGAGCAGGGCGCCGGCGGCGGCCATCGCCGCGACCAGCCGCACGGACGGGCGCTGGAGCATACCCGCGAGTACGGCGCCGCCGATGCCGCCGATGGCCAGGGCGGTGGAGACGGTGCCGAAGGCCCCGGCACCGGCCGCCAGCGGGCCGGTCACCAGCACCGCGAGCGTCAGTGTGTAGTTCCGCCCGAACACGGCGCTCAGCCCGGTGATCGCGGCCAGCGCGACCAGGCGCGGACGGCCCAGGAAGAACCGCAGCCCCTCCCGCGCGCCCAGCCCTTCCCGCACGGGCTTGGCCTCGGACGCCTCGGCCGGCCGTGCGGACGCCTCGGCCGGCCGTGCGGGCGCCTCGGACGCCGCCTCGGTCGGCTTGTCCACCAGGCGGAGGAACGGGATGACGGCGGCGACGAAGGCGAAGGACAGCCCGTTGGCGACAAACGCGGACGCGGTGCCGAAGACCACCACCGCGACCCCGGCCAGGGCGGTGCCGGCCAGCCGGCCGACGCTGTGCACGGCGGAGCCCAGCGCGATGGCCGAGGGGACGTCCCGGGTGGGCACCAGGTCGTTGCCCAGCAGCGAACAGGCCGGGGCGTCCACGGTGGCGATCACGCCGGTGACGGCGGCGAGCACCAACAGCGCGGGCACGTTGAGCAGCCCGAACGCCACCAGGGCGGCCGTGGCGAAGGCGACCAGGGCCAGCGCGGCCTGACTGAGCGCCGCGGTGAGCTTGCGCGGCCAGGCGTCGACGGCGGCGCCGCCGATCAGCCCGAGCAGCAGCCCCGGCCCGGCCTGGACGGCCATCGAGACACCGGTCGTCGCGGCGGAGCCGGTGACCTGGAGCACCAGCAGGTTCTGGACGGTGAGCTGCATCCAGGTGCCGGCGTTGGACAGGAGGTTGGCCAGGGACCACCAGCGCATGCTGGGGTGGCTCAGACAGCGCCAGGGGCTGCGGCGGGCGGCGGGCCGAGCGGAGGTGAGTGCAGGCATGAAAAAGGGGGGGTGGGGGGAAGAGGGAGAGAGCGCCGGCGCCGTGCGGCGCCCGGCGGCGATGCCCACCATGACAGAGCGGACCCCCGCCGGGAAGTCCAAGATCACCGACGGGGGTCACCGGGGGGCCGCGTCCCTTGTCCCACCTGGCCTTCAGCCCGGTGAGTGCCCTTGCTCACACGCGGTCCGCGAAGGCTCGCGGCGGGCCGGCGCGGGGCCGCGGGGCGGCTCAGGGCCGCATCAGGATCTTCCCCGCGTCCTTGTGCTGGAACATCTGGTAGGCGTCGGCCGCCCGCGCCAGCGGCAGATGGTGGGTGGCGAAGCCGTCCACGCCCAGGGGGTCGTCGTCACCCGCCAGCAGCGGCAGGATGTCCGGCACCCAGCGCCGCACGTTGGCCTGACCCATGCGGAGCTGGATCTGCTTGTCGAACATCGTCAGCATCGGCATCGGATCGGCCATGCCGCCGTAGACCCCGCTGAGCGAGATCGTGCCGCCGCGCCGCACCAAATCGATGGCCGTGTAGAGGGCCGACAGCCGGTCGACGCCGACCCGGGAGGCGAGCCTCTCGGCGATCTTGGCCGGCATCAGCCCGGCGAAGTCCTGGAGCATCTTGTTGGCCGTGCTGCCGTGCGCCTCCATGCCCACCGCGTCGATCACCGAGTCGGCGCCGCGCCCGGCCGTGCGGTCGCGCACGGCGGTGGCGATGTCGTCGTGCTCGGTCAGGTCCAGGGTGGCCACGCCCCGGGAGCGGGCGCGGGCCAGCCGCTCGGGCACCAAGTCGATGCCGATGACCTGCTCGGCGCCCTGGTGCAGCGCGATGCGGCAGCACATGTCGCCGATGGGGCCGAGGCCGAGGACGACGAGCGTGCCGTTCTTGGGCACGTCGGCGTAGGCGACGGCCTGCCAGGCGGTGGGCAGCACGTCGGAGACGTAGACGTAGCGGTCGTCGGGGACGCCCTCCGGCACCCTGATCGGTCCATAGTGGGCCTGCGGCACCCGCAGGTACTCCGCCTGGGCGCCCGGCACGGCTCCGTACAGCTTGGTGTAGCCGAACAGCCGGGCGCCCATGTCGTGCTCCCTGACCTGCGTCGTCTCGCACTGGGTCTGGAGCCCGCGCTCGCACATGAAGCACGAGCCGCAGGCGATCTGGAACGGCACCACCACGCGGTCGCCGGGGGCGAGGTCGGTGACTTCGGAGCCGACCTCCTCCACCACACCTATCGGCTCGTGGCCGAGGATGTCGCCCGGGGTCATGAACGGTGACAGCACCTCGTAAAGGTGCAGGTCGGAGCCACACAGACCGGTGGAGGTGATGCGGATCACCGCGTCCGTGGGCTCCTGGATCACCGGGTCGGGCACGTCCTCGACCCGCACATCGCGCTTGCCGTGCCACACCACAGCCTTCATGGGGACTCACCTCCGGTCGGATACGGAACGCGAGTACCCGGCTCAGTGGTGTCACACCCGCCTCAGCTCCGGGCGGCGACCAGCAGCAGGCCGGCCGACAGGCTGACGGCGGCCAGCAGGACGCAGCCGGCCGCGCAGAGCAGCCGGTGCCGCAGCTCCCGGTAACGGGTGGTGTACTCCGACTCCAGGACGCGGCAGCGGTCGGCGACGCCGGCCAGGACGCGGCGGGCCAGCCGGATGCGGTCCTCGGCGTACCGGGTGGTGAGCTCCGCGCGCTGGGCGTCCGTGAGCCAGGGCAGCGCGTCGGCGAACGCCGCCGCCTCGGCGCGGGCGTTGCTCAGCTCGGCCTGCCAGAGCAGATAGCCCTCCAGCTGGGCGATGCCCTCTGCGGCGTCGTCCCGCCGCTGATGCGTGGCGCGCATGTCAGCTCTCCCGGGTGCCGGGCGCCTCGGAGACGGACTCCGCGACATCGCGGCGCCCGGTCTGCCGTGCCTGGTCCAGCGCGGTGATGCCCGGGTGGTGCAGGTCGAACGCGGGGGCCTCGGAGCGGATGCGCGGCAGCGAGACGAAGTTGTGGCGCGGCGGCGGACAGGAGGTGGCCCATTCCAGGGAACGGCCGAACCCCCAGGGGTCGTCCTCCTCGATCTTCGGCGCGTACTTGGCGGTCTTCCAGACGTTGTAGACGAACGGCAGCGTGGACAGGCCGAGGAGGAAGGCGCCGATGCTGGAGACCATGTTGAGCGCGGTGAAGCCGTCCGCCGCCAAGTAGTCCACGTACCGCCGGGGCATGCCCTCGGCGCCCAGCCAGTGGTGGACCAGGAACGTGCCGTGGAAGCCGGTGAACAGCGTCCAGAAGTGGATCTTCCCGAGCCGCTCGTCGAGCCGGGTGCCGGTGAACTTCGGCCACCAGAAGTGGAATCCGGCGAACATCGCGAAGACGACCGTGCCGAACACCACGTAGTGGAAGTGGGCGACCACGAAATAGCTGTCCGTGACGTGGAAGTCGAGCGGCGGGGAGGCGAGCAGCACGCCCGTGAGGCCGCCGAAGAGGAAGGTGACCAGGAAGCCGACGCACCACAGCATGGGCGTCTCGAAGGAGAGCGATCCCTTCCACATGGTGCCGATCCAGTTGAAGAACTTCACGCCGGTCGGCACCGCGATGAGGAAGGAGAGCAGGGAGAAGAACGGCAGCAACACGGCCCCGGTGGCGAACATGTGGTGCGCCCAGACCGTCATCGACAGGCCGGTGATCGCGATGGTCGCGCCGACCAGGCCGATGTAGCCGAAGATCGGCTTGCGGGCGAAGACCGGGATGATCTCAGTGATGATGCCGAAGAACGGCAGCGCGATGATGTAGACCTCCGGATGGCCGAAGAACCAGAAGAGGTGCTGCCACAGGAGGGCACCGCCGTTCGCCGCGTCGAAGATGTTCGCGCCGAAGAGCCGGTCGGCGGCCAGCCCGAACAGGGCGGCGGCGAGCACCGGGAAGGCCAGCAGCACCAGCACGCTGGTGAGCAGGATGTTCCAGGTGAAGATCGGCATCCGGAACATCGTCATGCCGGGCGCGCGCATGCAGATGATCGTGGTGATGAAGTTGACCGCGCCGAGGATGGTGCCGAAGCCGGAGAGGGCCAGGCCCATGATCCACATGTCGGCGCCCAGGCTCGGCGTGTGCGTGCGGTCGTTGAGCGGGCTGTAGGCGAACCAGCCGAAGTCGGCGGCGCCCTGGGGGGTGAGGAAGGAGCTGACGACGAGCAGCCCGCCGAAGAGGTACATCCAGTAGGCCAGCATGTTCAGCCGGGGGAACGCCACGTCGGGAGCGCCGATCTGCAACGGCATGATGGCGTTGGCGAACCCGGCGAACAGCGGGGTGGCGAACAGCAGCATCATGATCGAGCCGTGCATGGTGAACGACTGGTTGTACTGCTCGGCGGAGAGCAACTGCACGCCTGGACGGGCCAGTTCGATGCGCATGCCCATCGCGAGCGCACCGCCGACGATGAAGAAGAGGAAGGAAGTGATCAGGTACATCGAGCCGATCTTCTTGTGGTCGGTGGTGGTCAGCCACGCGACGACGATCTGCCCGGTGGTCCTGGGCTCTTGGGGGGGCTTCGCGGTCCGCGGTGCGGTGAGGGTCGCCATGGACGGTCCTTTCGGTGACTCGCGGCCCGTTGTACCGACGGGGGAGCGCGGCGCGCGGGTATGACTCCTTCGTGGGCGTGTACACACGCCGCGCTGCCACCGGGCCGGCCGGGCGGCCCCGGGCGGCCGGGTCAGCTCTTCTCGCCCATGGCCTTCTGTTCGACGGCGCCGAGGACATGGTGGCCGACCGTCTCGCCGAGGGGAGGCGGCCGAGGAGACGCTCGGCGACCTCGACGCCAGGGACCCGGAGGACGCCGGATTCCTGCCGCGGCTGCGGGAGTCGCCGCGGATCCCCACAGGTCGAAGCGATCGATCACGGTGGTGTGGGCTCGGGAGTTTGGCACCCCGTCCCCGCGCCGCGCGAACGCTGACGAGTCAACACCCCCGGGGAGGCCCACCGATGGCACAGACGGACCAGACCGCGCACGACGCGGGAAACGCCCGGGACGACGAGGTCGTCGCGCCGCTCACGCGGCACCACGGCGACATCAGGACCTCCAGGGTGGGTGGCGGCCTCCCTTGGCACCGGTGTTCCACCGGGGCATTCCGCTGACCCGCCGTTCAGTCTCCCGAGGTTGCCCGTTCGGGCTCGGCGGGGGAATCCGATTCCACGACGCGGGCGAGTTTCCGCAGCATGCGACGGTGGCGCAGTTGGAGCAGCGTGTCGGAGGCCATGTTGTGGAGCTT
Above is a window of Streptomyces sp. NBC_01803 DNA encoding:
- a CDS encoding nucleoside/nucleotide kinase family protein, with protein sequence MDFAVALDADLTVLAADAGELTREDRPAVLGITGPPGAGKSTLARAMTAALGGAAAYVPLDGFHLSNAQLDRLGLRERKGSEPGFDVWGYAALLRRLVADTTREVYVPDFDRALDEPVAARHRVPPETRLIVTEGNYLAVDLPGWREARALMDAVWYVDAPAAVRDARLMSRHTGFGRTRAAARSWIDANDGPNAALVAASRDRCDRVITPVVATHGVPVLPCAPDGPPLDGYASALGLIGDALGRGARLVAVPAERVADTFFSLRTGVAGEIAQKFTDYHLRLAIVGDISRHTAKSSALRDYVREADRGTHVWFSPTWDDLTARLRESPPPPN
- a CDS encoding glycoside hydrolase family 31 protein, giving the protein MGSDIDPYVAAEPEGDSEHLRVTLASGRTIRVSCTVPVEGVLRLRQESPAGTPDDGSPMLLDLEHRPARLARVPGGTEISGPGVRAVWDSDGAKGNGQGLRFGTYRRFAEPEADTVPFRAGFRAPSPDHPGGCWVETIHLAPDAAVYGGGESYQGINLRGRRRRLRNTEESRAAGRDSAYLNVPLLWSDAGWGIFAHTGGTVVADLGATHSEAACVQIGGESLDLFLIAGDALTIQHRYQALTGRPGTLPEWAYGVWMSRSSYFTADEVVRTVDELQAAGCPVDVIHVDEWMDESVLDDAAWTAGPDRARFPEGWTRALTERGVRASLWINPYITAGTPLADELAARGYLVRDPDGGPIATADSPDTYVLDFTNPQARAWWNHRLTRTLREEGNAAVLADFGEEIPDHAVFADGSRGIERRNSYGLIYQDAVREAGLRAREGDFVSISRSGTAGSQRDPAHWAGDLPSTWSGMVSTLRGVLSMSLSGVSIVTHDAGGYWTPESYELATKLRSAMTPDAVFADVEPELYARWAQWAAFTPIMRFHGVGRREPTAYPEPARGAAIAACRLRARMRGYIAEAAAGGMPLMRPMPLAFPDDRAARDADLQYMFGDDVLVAPVIEPDGRRLLYVPAGEWTPLVGCPPLSGPGWREVQCAPDEFPAFVRAERGVGAVSRD
- a CDS encoding hemolysin family protein, whose translation is MTEVLLLLLAILLTLACAVFVAAEFSLTTVERGELERAAAAGDKGAAGALEGVRALTFQLSGAQLGITVTSLVIGMLAEPSLAELLRGPLGAAGLSAGVAGTLAVALGVAVSTVVLMVVGELVPKNWAISRPLIVARTVAGPLRTFTAAFAPFIRHLNETANRLVRLLDLEPTEELASARTPQELMALAQHSAAEGVLPPDSAELFVRTLHLGELTAENVMTPRVDVHALAADATATDAAHLTLATGLSRFPVYDGGLDDVVGVVHIKAVLAIDESARPDTRVAALASEPLLVPDSLPVDRLLERLRGTGSLAVVVDEYGGTAGVVTLEDIVEEVVGEVRDEHDPAEQPGLARTGPRTWEADGSLRVDQLAAIGLPVPEGPYETVAGLMATELARIPADGDRITVAGWRLTVLLTARHRAERVRITAPAPAGNGPTGQNGQNAGDGPNGPNGATGATGATGATSQNGSTGSVGGKGREGSAGGKGREGVS
- a CDS encoding hemolysin family protein — translated: MTVAQLALGALTLVTNALFVGGEFALISVRRDQIEPRAEAGERRARTVLWALRHLSPMMATAQLGITVSSLVLGAVAEPAIAHLLEPVLHRAGMPGALVHPIAFAVALSLATYLHMLVGEMVPKNVALAAPERSALLLGPALVAVTRALRPVVFGINALANGLLRLLRVEPRDEVASVFTDDELVRLVQDSSDAGLLEADESERLRDALELGTRTVAEIVVPVSRMVTVDHRVTPRRLERVSALSGYSRFPVTAPGSAVLGFLHVKDALGAAARDRPFPREALHPVVRVRPETLLDDALTAMRGAQTHLAAVTSGRGTLLGFVAMEDVLAELVGRSAPDSSHTSRLSPPVVGYAGPEDTKDRRTTGGRPWVSPTPSTCRRP
- a CDS encoding DUF2795 domain-containing protein, which gives rise to MGKPNPIDVQKALKDINYPTDKKSVVKQAKKNGADKELVDKFSDLKKDRFDGPDDVEKAIFRS
- a CDS encoding SDR family oxidoreductase, whose amino-acid sequence is MTTTPSAPVAVVTGADSGIGRATAVRLARLGMDVGITWHTDRAGAEETAAEVAKEGRRAETEHLDLTGPPAAADVVDRLADRLGGIDALVNNAGTGTATPFTEIAPDTLRHVLDVDLIGPFLCGQRAARRMIAQGRGGRIINVTSVHEHQPKVGAAPYCAAKGGLGLLTQVMALELAEHGILVNSVAPGEIATPMTGQEDTDVRTEPRPGVPLGRPGDAREVAEVIAFLAGDTGSYVTGASWTVDGGMTRMGPMAGSGLRDDSWRRV
- a CDS encoding MFS transporter; translation: MPALTSARPAARRSPWRCLSHPSMRWWSLANLLSNAGTWMQLTVQNLLVLQVTGSAATTGVSMAVQAGPGLLLGLIGGAAVDAWPRKLTAALSQAALALVAFATAALVAFGLLNVPALLVLAAVTGVIATVDAPACSLLGNDLVPTRDVPSAIALGSAVHSVGRLAGTALAGVAVVVFGTASAFVANGLSFAFVAAVIPFLRLVDKPTEAASEAPARPAEASARPAEASEAKPVREGLGAREGLRFFLGRPRLVALAAITGLSAVFGRNYTLTLAVLVTGPLAAGAGAFGTVSTALAIGGIGGAVLAGMLQRPSVRLVAAMAAAGALLQIAAGLSPTLGLLILLVIPMAVVESVSDTAGTTVLQTDPPAAMRGRVLGVWRSMSTGWGLIGPPLIGLLMELAGARAALVIGGVVIATAAGAGLLAHARPAEAARVTPVPAPTHAADLTAVA